In Brevibacterium pigmentatum, the sequence GTCAACCGCGTCGACTCGGCCAAACTCGCCGTCGAACGTGCCGGAGCCGAACGCGCCGCCGGTGCGGTCGCCTCCTCGGACGCCTTCTTCCCGTTCCCCGACGGTCTGCAGATCCTCATCGACGCCGGGGTCACCGCAGTGGTGCAGCCGGGCGGATCGATCCGAGACGACGAGGTCATCGCGGCCGCGGAGGCGGCAGGCATCACGATGTACCTGACCGGGAGCCGCCATTTCTTCCACTGAGATGAAGCGCCCTCACCCCCGCCATGCACGGCGGGGGAGAGGCCCGATCGCGAAGCGATGGATCTACTGGAAACGCCGATACGCGCACCCCACCAGGCGTGATTGGGTGCTGCTCGGCTGTCTTCTGGGCGTCGCCGCCGCCGCGGCGTGCTCCGTCATCGACTTCCGCCTCGGTGCTGTCGTCCTTGCGGTCGTCCCCGCCGGTCTCGCCGGATTCCGTGCGATGCCGCCGCCGTGGACGGAAGTCTGGGTGAACCGATCGAAGACCGTCGACATCACGACGTGTCTGCTGTTCGCCGGTCTGCTGGTCGGACTGGCGTTCCTCGTGCCCCTGACCCGCTGACAGGTTGACCTCAGGGAAACTCCAGATGTGCATTCGCTGAGAAATGCGACCTGCAGGTGTCGTCACGCCGGGAACAGTGGCAAGGTGAGTGTCGTCAAGAGGTTCGATTCGAACCTTTTCCGATGAAAGGAGACAGCATGGGACTGGACGATCTGACAAACAAAGCCAAGGACGCCGTGAATAGCGATAAGGGTGAAGAGATCAGCGACCAGGGCCTGGACAAGGCTGCTGACGCCGCCAACAACGCCACCGGTGGAAAATTCGAAGACCAGATCAATCAGGGTCGCGAAGGTGCCGATGGCAAGTTCGGCAACGAATGATCTTCAATCCATAGCCGCGTCCGGCATGGATGAGCGCCGAGGAGAACCTGAGTTCTCCTCGGCGCTTTCTTGTGTTCCGGGACGGGTGAGCGGCACCGTGAGGTGGGTCCACGGTCCAGCCGCGCACCCACCGCAGGTGAGGAATCAGCCGAGCTTTTCGATCGGGGCGTAGCGCAGCAGCAGCCGCTTCGATCCGGCCGACCCGAAATCGACGACGGCTACGGTCTTGTCGCCGGCGCCGTTGACCTCGGTGACGGTGCCGAGTCCGAATGACTCGTGTGAGACCTTCTCACCGACCTCGACGGAGATGACCTCACGGTTGGGACGGATCCGGTTGGGGAATCCGGCGACCGGCGTCGAGGAGCTCGCACTCGAGCGGGAGCGGGATCCGCTGCCGGACGACCGGGATGACCCGAAGCCGCGAGAGCCGCTCGAGTACCCGGAGGAATAGCCGCCGGAGCCGAAACCTCCGGAACCGAACCCACCCGAGAATCCGCCGGAGAAGCTGCCCGTGTTCTCCCAGCTGATGAGGTTCTCCGGGATCTCGGACAGGAATCGGCTCGGCGGATTGTACTGAGGCTGACCCCACATGCTGCGAGTCTCGGCGCGAGTGACGAGCAGCCGTTGCCGAGCACGAGTGAGCCCGACATAGGCCAGACGCCGCTCTTCCGACAGCTCCTGCGGATTCTCGAAGGAACGCGAATGCGGGAATCCGCCGTCTTCGAGACCGGTGAGGAAGACCACGGGGAATTCCAGTCCCTTGGCGGTGTGCAGAGTCATCAGTGTGACCTGACCGAGTTCGGCATCGGGAATCTGATCGGTATCCGAGGCCAGAGCCACCTGTTCGAGGAACTGGTCGATGGCCGCGGGGCCGACTCCCGGTGCGGTGGAGGCGTCAGCGGAACCGGCATCATCGACGTCGGGATCGGCTGCCTCGGCGGCGGAATCGGTTTGCGCATCGGTCGCAGCTGCGGCGGCGGTCGCCTCGGTGACGGTGTCAGTGTCAGTGTCGGTGTCGGTACTGTCCGGCGTGTCCGGCTCCGCGACCGCGGAGGCCTCGCGGGTGGCGACGAAATCCTCTGCCACGGCGACGAGCTCGGCGAGGTTGTCGACGCGCGATTCGTCCTGCGGGTCGGTGCTCTTCTGCAGCGATTCGAGGTATCCGGACTGTTCGAGGATCGCCTCGATGACGCGGGAGAGCGGGGAGGACTCGGCGGTAGAGCGCAGATCCTGCATGAGGTCGTAGAACTTCTGCACCGAGGTCAGGGCACGCGAACTCAGGTGCGAGATCTCATCGAGGCGGCCCAACGCGGTGAAGAAGCTGATGCTCTCCCGGTCGGCGAAGTCGGCGATGATGCCCTCGGTGCGGTCGCCGATGGAGCGTTTGGGCACATTGAGGATGCGGCGCAGATTGACGTCGTCATCGGGGTTGGCGACCACGCGCAGGTAGGCGAGGGCGTCCTTGATCTCCTTGCGCTCGTAGAAGCGGGTGCCGCCGACGACCTTATACGGGATTCCGGAGCGGACCAGCGCGTCTTCGATGGCTCGTGACTGCGCGTTGGTGCGGTAGAAGACCGCGAAATCACCGTAGGTGTACTTCTCCTCGTCGATGAGGTCATCGATGCGGTCGACGATGAACCGAGCTTCGCCCTGTTCGTTCTCTGCCACCCAGCCGACGATCTGCTCGCCGGAGCCCTCCGAGGTCCACAGCTTCTTCTCACGGCGGTCGTCGTTGTTCGCGATCACGGCATTGGCCGCGTCGAGGATGTTCTGCGTCGAACGGTAGTTCTGCTCCAGCAGAATGGTGTCCGCGTTCGGGAAGTCTTTCTCGAATTCGACGATATTGCGCACCGTGGCGCCGCGGAAGGCATAGATGGACTGATCGGCGTCGCCGACGACGGTGAGCTCGGCACCCGTTGGGCCACCCGCGCCATCACCGGCCAGGGCCTTGATCAGGGCGTACTGCGCCGGGTTCGTGTCCTGGTACTCGTCGACGAGGATATGGCGGAACCGGCGACGGTAGGAATCGGCCACCTCGGGGAATGCGCCGAAGAGGTGGACGGTCTCTGCGATGAGGTCGTCGAAGTCGAAGGCATTGGCCAGCCGCAGACGGGAGGTGTAGCGCTTGAAGACGTCGGCGAGCACCTCATCGGCGGGGTTGTTGGGACGCGGGACGAAGTCGTCGGAGGTCTGCAGCTCGTTCTTGAGGTTGGAGATCCGGTGCAGGATGGCGCGTGGGGCGTACTTCTTCGTGTCGAGCCCCAGCTCCTTGAGGATCTGGGCGACGAGTCGCTGAGCGTCCTGGGCGTCGTAGATCGTGAAGTTCGACTTCATGCCCAGCACCTTCGCCTCGCGACGGAGGATGCGCACGCACGAGGAGTGGAAGGTCGAGACCCACATGGCGCGGGAGGCGGGACCGACGATCGAGGACACGCGTTCGGCCATCTCCTTCGCGGCCTTGTTCGTGAACGTGATCGCCAGGACTTCGCCGGGGTGGGCGCGACCGGTGGCCAGGGCATAGGCGATGCGTCGGGTGAGCACGGTCGTCTTGCCCGATCCGGCCCCGGCGACGATGAGCAACGGGGATCCCGTGTGGATCACGGCCTCGCGTTGCCTGGGGTTGAGCCCGGTGAGGAGTTCGGCCGCTCGGGAGTCGGCGCCGGCGGCATGGTCGGTGTGTTCAGCTGCAGCAGTCATGTCGCCCCCAACGATACCGTCAGGCTCGGACACGACACGATCGGTCCCTCCGCCGGCCGCTCACCGGCCGTTCCACAACCCTCAGAACTACCTGACGGCGGCTCAGCAACCTCGCGCGAGGTTGCTGAGCCGCCGTCAGGTAGTAATTAGTGGGTCAGTGGATGAAGACGGCCACGATGACGTTGATCACCGCGAAGATGACGACGAGGTGAGCCATGGTCGCCGACGGGTTCTTCGTCGCTGTGGCGCCGCCCTCGGCAGGGGCAGCAGCGGCGAAGGCCTTCTGCTTCTTGTTGCCGATGAAGGCGAAGACCGTGACGAGGATCGCCACGACCAGTTTGATGCCGATCTTCATATGGTTGACGTCGCCATCGCCCATCTCGGCCAGACCCACGAGCAGCAGGCCGGTGACCAGCTGCAGATAGGACCCGTGCAGCATTCCGGGCATCACCTTGGGGGAGCGGATGACGGTGAAATAGCCGCCGACAATGATCGCCATACCCAGCAGATGCAGGGTCAGAAGAATCTCGCGTAGAATTTCCATACAGTTAATCGTAGTGGCATGATGGTGTCTCGTGAGCGCGGGCCCCTCTACTGGTGCACGCTGTTCCGCCCTGGTGTAATGGCAGCACGCCGGCCTTTGGAGCCGTGCAGTATAGGTTCGAATCCTATGGGCGGAGCTGGCCCAACCCGACATGCGAAGGATTCAACTATGTCGCAGACTCATCCGACCGCCGTCATCGTCCTGGCAGCGGGCCAAGGCACTCGAATGAAGTCGGCTCTTCCCAAGGTGATGCATCCCATCGGCGGACGCTCCCTGCTTCATCACTCCGTCGCAGCAGCGGCCGGAACCTCTCCGGAACATCTCATCGTCGTCGTCCGCCACGAGCGCGATCAGCTCGTCGCCCACCTCGACTCCCTTCCCGTGTCCTCCCAGCGGACCCTGCTCATCGCCGACCAGGACGAAGTTCCGGGCACCGGACGCGCCACCGAATGCGCGCTGACCCAGCTGCCCGAGGACCTCACCGGAACCGTCGTCGTCACCTACGGCGATGTGCCGCTGCTGACCACCGAGACGATCACGGGCCTCGTCGAAATCCACGAATCCAACGCCAACGCCGTCACCGTCCTGTCCGCCGAGGTGGACGACCCGACCGGGTACGGCCGCATCATCCGCGACGAAGCCGGCTCCCTGCTGCGCATCGTCGAGCAGAAGGACGCGAACGAGACCGAGCGGGCCGTCCGTGAGATCAACTCCGGCATCTACGCCTTCGACGCCTCCGCGCTCAGGGAAGGCCTGGCCTCTCTGACCACTGACAACGCGCAGGGCGAGAAGTACCTCACCGACGTCATCGGCCACTCCCGGGAGGCCGGCCGCTCCGTCGCCGCCACCGCCACCGACGACCTGTGGCAGGTCGAAGGGGCGAATGACCGCGTGCAGCTGGCGAACCTCGGCAAGGAGCTCAACCGCCGCCAGTGCGAGAAGTTCATGCGCGCCGGAGTCTCCATCATCGACCCCGACACCACATGGATCGACGTCGACGTCTCCATCGCCGCCGATGCGACGATCCTCCCGGGCACCCAGCTGCTGGGCGCCACCGACATCGCTGCCGGTGCCATCGTCGGTCCCGACACCACGCTGAAGGACACCGAGGTGGGGGAGGGTGCCAAGGTCGTGCGCACCCACGGCGAACTCGCCGTCGTCGGTCCGAACGCCTCAGTCGGACCGTTCGCCTACCTGCGCCCGGGCACCAAGCTCGGCGAATCCGGAAAGATCGGCACCTTCGTGGAGACGAAGAACGCCGATATCGGCACGGGTGCGAAGGTGCCCCACCTCTCCTATGTCGGCGATGCCGAGATCGGGGAGGGCTCGAACATCGGAGCCGCCTCGGTGTTCGTCAACTACGACGGCGTCAACAAGCACCGCACCGTCATCGGCAAGCATGCACGCATGGGCTCGGACAATATGTATGTCGCCCCTGTCACCGTGGGCGACGGCGCCTATTCGGGTGCAAGCACGACGGTGCGCAAGGATGTCCCTGCAGGAGCGCTGGCCATTTCGGTGGCACCGCAGCGCAACCTGGAGGGCTGGGTCCAGACAAACCGTCCCGGCACGCCTGCAGCGCAGGCAGCCGAAAACGCATCCGAAGGGGAACGGATCAGTGAATGAGATTACGACGGCGGGCGATAAGAAGCTCGTCCTGGTCAGCGGTCGGGCGAATCCCGAACTCGCCGAACAAGTCGCGGAGAACCTGGGGACCGAACTCCTCCCCACCGACATCTACAACTTCGCGAACGGTGAGATCTACGTCCGCTACTCCGAGTCGGTGCGCGGCAGCGACGTCTTCGTCCTGCAGTCGCACTGCGCTCCCATCAACGAATGGCTGATGGAGCAGCTGATCATGGTCGACGCACTCAAGCGTGCTTCGGCCAAGCGCATCACCGTCATCGCTCCGTTCTTCCCGTACGCCAGGCAGGACAAGAAGCACCGCGGACGCGAGCCCATCTCGGCCCGCCTCGTCGCCGATCTGTACAAGACCGCCGGTGCTGACCGCATCATCACCGTCGACCTGCACACTGCGCAGATCCAGGGCTACTTCGACGGCCCCGTCGATCACCTCATCGCGATGCCGATCCTCGCTGGCTACGTCAAGGACAAGTACCCCGGTGACCTCGCCGTGGTCTCGCCCGACGCCGGACGCATCAAGGTCGCGGAGAACTGGTCGAACTCGCTGGGCGGAGTGCCGCTGGCCTTCATTCACAAGACCCGTGACATCACCCGACCGAACGAGACCAAGGCCAACCGCGTCGTCGGTGAGGTCGAGGGACGCACCTGCGTGCTCGTCGACGACATGATCGACACCGGAGGCACCATCGTCCAGGCCGCCGATGCCTGCATGGCTGCCGGCGCCAAGGGCGTCATCGTCGTGTCCACCCACGCCGTGTTCTCCGGCCCGGCTGTCGAACGACTGTCGAGCTCCGTGGCCGAAGAAGTCATCGTCACGAACACGCTGCCGCTGAGCGAGGACAAGATCTTCGACAAGCTCACCGTGCTCTCCATCGCCCCGCTCATCGCCCGTGCTGTGCACGAGGTCTTCGAAGACGGATCGGTCACGAGCCTCTTCGAGGTCTGAGTCCGCAAGGTCTGAGACCACAGACTCTGAGACCACAAGGTCTGAAAGTGCGGCCGCCCCTACGAGGGCGCACACACTGACGGAACCCCGAGTCGGCCACCGGCCCGGGGTTCCGTCAGTGTACGGACAGAATTCGCCCGCATCCGGCGAACCCGGCGCACCGGAACCGGGAAGTCCGGTGGTCCCGCACCCGGAACCCATCGTCGCGGTTGCCGTGAGGTCCTACACTGGAGGCAACGCCTAAGCGAAGGGATCAGGGACGATGTCCTCACACGATTACAACCGGTACCGCGTGGACGTCCCCGGAGGGCAACTGTCCGTGGGAGTGTGGGAGCCGGTGGCCAGCGGCCCCGGACGCGTGCCCACCGTGTGCGTCATCCACGGCATCACCTCCAATCACCTGTTCTTCGCCGGCCTCGTCTCCGCCCTCCCCGGAGTTCGCATCATCGGACCCGACCTGCGCGGACGCGCCGACTCCCGCACCCTGCCCGGGCCGTTCGGGATGGCCGCCCACGCACAGGATGTCACCGCCGTTCTCGACGCCTTCGCCCCGGAGAGCCCGGTCACTCTGGTCGGGCATTCCATGGGCGGGTTCGTCGCCATGACCCTGGCAGGCACGGCGGCTGAGCAGAACTTCGATACCGGCGCCGAGGCGGCCAGGCGCTTCCGCGGCCCCGTCCTCATCGACGGGGGACTTCCCCTGCCCGTGGGCCAGCCCCATGGAGACGGTCCCGTCGATGACCTCAACGACGAGGACCTCGACACCGATGACCTCATCGCGGCCGTCCTCGGTCCGGCCGCCGAGCGGCTGTCGATGACCTTCGGCAGCGTCGAGGAGTACTTGGCGTTCTTCGCCGCCCACCCCGCCTTCGTCGACGGCCTCGACACCGTGGCGACCGAGAGCTTCGTCTACGATCTGGCGGCCAAGGACGATCACTCGTTCCAGCCTTCGACCTCGGTCGAGGCGATGCAGGCCGATTCGGCGGACATGTACACCGGATCCGACTACCGTGAGGCCCTGGAGACGGTGATGGACAGCGACGACTCCCAGGCCGAGGTGGTCTTCCTCTTTGCCGAACGCGACCTCGTCGCCGCCGAACCGGGCCTGTACCCGCCGGAGCTGACCGAGGACTTCGCCCGTCAGTGGCCGCAGATGGACATCGTCGATGTGCAGGGGACGAACCACTACGACATCCTCCTCACCGAGACCGGAATCGACGCATGTGCCGCGGCCGTGACCTCTCGGATTGGTGCCGAAACGGACGGTGCCGTAGAATAGTCGGGTTGCCTCGGCGAGGGAGACTGATGTCTCCGTGATCGACGCGGTCCTGCCCCACGAAACGAACCCTTCGGGTTCGTGATTCGCGTGGGTGCTCAGGCTGTTTCGCCGTGGTGCTCGAAGGTAAGTTCACCACGAAGGAGAGAAAATGGCTGACTTCAAACTTCTGGCCGAAGCTCGCAACGAGTTCGGCAAGGGCGCAGCGCGCCGCATCCGCCGCGCGGGACGCATCCCCGCTGTCATCTACGGCCACGGCGGAGACCCCGTGCACGTGTCCCTCGAGGGCCACGCCACCATGCTGGCTCTCAAGCACGCCAACGCGCTGCTCGAGATCGAAAGCACCGACGGATCGAAGAACGTCCTCGCCATTGCGCGCGACGTCCAGATCGAGCCCGTCCGTCGCGATATCGAGCACCTCGACCTCATCATCGTCAAGCGCGGCGAGAAGATCGAGGTCGATGTGCCGATCCACGTCGTCGGAGAAGCCGCTCCCGGCACCATGGTCTCGCAGGAAGAGTCGACCATCGCCGTCAAGGCCGATGCGACCAAGCTGCCCGAGCTCATCGAGGTCTCCATCGAAGGCCGTCCCGCCGGCGAGCACGTCCTGGCCGGTCAGGTCGAGCTGCCGGCCGGCGTCGACCTCATCGCCGACGAAGAGCAGCTCATCGTCAACGTCTCCGAAGAGATCGAGATGGACATTGAGTCCGACGCCGAGGAAGACACCGAAGAGTCGACCGAGGAAGAGGCTGCTGAGGAGTCCGGTGCAGAAGAAGCTTCCGAAGAGGAGTGATCTTCTCTCCTCACTGCACTGAGGTGCCGTGAGGAGCACTGACTGACTACGCTGTTCGGTGGGCCGCCTGTTGTGGGCGGCCCACCGAATTCGTTTCACAGCAGAGAGCACCGGCACGTGTCTCGCCCACCGGCGAGCAGAAGCATCACCGCCCGGTTCGCGGGCATGGACAGGACGGACAACGACGGCAATGTCGAACGAAGCATGGTTGGTCTTCGGGCTGGGCAACCCCGGACCCAAGTACGAAACGACCCGGCACAACATCGGACAGATGGTCATCGCCGAACTCGCCTCCCGCATCGGAACCACGCTGACGCGGACGAAGCTGCGCGCGAACGTCGGCACCGGGCGGCTGTCGACCGGCAGCGTTCCGGGACTGCCCGGTCCGCGCGTGGTCCTGGCCACCTCGACGGGATATATGAACGAATCCGGCGGACCGGTGCGTGCACTGGCCGACTTCTATGGAATCGACACCGACCGGATCATCGCCGTCCATGACGATGTGGATCTCGACTTCGACGCCATCAAAGCCAAACTCGGCGGGGGAGAGGGCGGGCACAACGGCCTGCGCTCGATGACCTCAGTGCTGGGGACGAAGGACTATCTGCGGGTCCGAGCGGGAGTCGGACGCCCGCCGGGACGGCAGGACACCGCCGACTACGTGCTGCGCCCGTTCTCGAAAGACGAACGCACGACCCTGCCGATGTTCGTCTCCGACCTCGCCGACGGCGTCGAAGAGCTCATCGTCAACGGACTCACCGACATGCAGCAGAAGTTCCATTCGCGCTGATCGAATCTCGGACGTGGACGGGGCGTCGGGCGCCGAAAAGCGTCAGGCGGTCTTCTGCTTCTCGGAGCGACGGTGCAGCCACCACGCGGCGACGATGCCGCCGGCGAACCCGAACAGGTGACCCTGCCAGGAGATGTCGTTGGTCTGCGGGAGCATGCCGAAGATCATCGATGCACCGTAGGTGACGAAGATGAACAGACCGATGGCGAAGTAGATGATCTTGCGCAGCAGGTCATCGGTGAACCAGGTGCGCAGGGCGAGGTAGCCGAAGAATCCGAAGACGATGCCGGAGGCACCGACGATGTGCTGGCCGGGCAGAGTCGTCAGCCACGCGCCGAGCCCGGAGCTCAGTGCAGTGATGCCCGTGACGGTCCAGAAGCGCCGCTTGCCTTCGAACGCGATGACGACGCCGAGGACGAGGAACGGGAAGGTATTGGCCAGGAGATGGCCGAATCCCGAGTGCAGCAACGGCGAGGTCACCAGGCCGTAGAGCGAGAGCGGATTCCACGACTGCAGACTGAAGAAGTCGAGGTCGGCGGGGAGGATCGCATCGACGATCTCGACGACCCACATGACCGCGAGCAGAATCAGCACCGGAGCGAACCGGGAGAGCAGATGCGGCCGGTCGACGGTGGTGTTCAGGTGTGCGACAGGCGGATTCGCGGAACGGCCGGAGCGGGGAGATCCGGAGTCGGCGGAGTCAGGGCCGAAGAGGAGACGGGATTCCTCGGCGGAGAAACGGGGGGAGTGGTCGGAGCTCATGCCTCAATTGTGAGCGATGAAGATTGGAGAACCCCGAACATCCGGGCCCTGCGAGCAATCGTGATCGTTCCGTTAGGCCCGTTATCGCCTCGAAATCTTCTCGGCCGGACGCGACCTGTCCCGACCTATCTGTTCTGCGGGGCGGCTGTGGTCGATCCGAGCGACTCGCCGTCCGCGTCGAGAGCTTCCACGACGATCGTCGAACCGTTCGGGGTGATGTCCGCCGCCGTCTCGAAGCCGGTGCGCTCGACCTCGGAGTTCTCGACCAGATGTTCCTCGTCGTCTCCGCTGAGCACCCTCCAAGAAGCTACCTCGGTGGCGCCGTTCCAACTCATATGCACGCGTGTGATGTCCGCCTGCGGCTGAGACTTCGTCGCGGTCG encodes:
- a CDS encoding Rv0909 family putative TA system antitoxin, coding for MGLDDLTNKAKDAVNSDKGEEISDQGLDKAADAANNATGGKFEDQINQGREGADGKFGNE
- a CDS encoding alpha/beta fold hydrolase, translated to MSSHDYNRYRVDVPGGQLSVGVWEPVASGPGRVPTVCVIHGITSNHLFFAGLVSALPGVRIIGPDLRGRADSRTLPGPFGMAAHAQDVTAVLDAFAPESPVTLVGHSMGGFVAMTLAGTAAEQNFDTGAEAARRFRGPVLIDGGLPLPVGQPHGDGPVDDLNDEDLDTDDLIAAVLGPAAERLSMTFGSVEEYLAFFAAHPAFVDGLDTVATESFVYDLAAKDDHSFQPSTSVEAMQADSADMYTGSDYREALETVMDSDDSQAEVVFLFAERDLVAAEPGLYPPELTEDFARQWPQMDIVDVQGTNHYDILLTETGIDACAAAVTSRIGAETDGAVE
- a CDS encoding ribose-phosphate diphosphokinase, encoding MNEITTAGDKKLVLVSGRANPELAEQVAENLGTELLPTDIYNFANGEIYVRYSESVRGSDVFVLQSHCAPINEWLMEQLIMVDALKRASAKRITVIAPFFPYARQDKKHRGREPISARLVADLYKTAGADRIITVDLHTAQIQGYFDGPVDHLIAMPILAGYVKDKYPGDLAVVSPDAGRIKVAENWSNSLGGVPLAFIHKTRDITRPNETKANRVVGEVEGRTCVLVDDMIDTGGTIVQAADACMAAGAKGVIVVSTHAVFSGPAVERLSSSVAEEVIVTNTLPLSEDKIFDKLTVLSIAPLIARAVHEVFEDGSVTSLFEV
- a CDS encoding UvrD-helicase domain-containing protein; amino-acid sequence: MTAAAEHTDHAAGADSRAAELLTGLNPRQREAVIHTGSPLLIVAGAGSGKTTVLTRRIAYALATGRAHPGEVLAITFTNKAAKEMAERVSSIVGPASRAMWVSTFHSSCVRILRREAKVLGMKSNFTIYDAQDAQRLVAQILKELGLDTKKYAPRAILHRISNLKNELQTSDDFVPRPNNPADEVLADVFKRYTSRLRLANAFDFDDLIAETVHLFGAFPEVADSYRRRFRHILVDEYQDTNPAQYALIKALAGDGAGGPTGAELTVVGDADQSIYAFRGATVRNIVEFEKDFPNADTILLEQNYRSTQNILDAANAVIANNDDRREKKLWTSEGSGEQIVGWVAENEQGEARFIVDRIDDLIDEEKYTYGDFAVFYRTNAQSRAIEDALVRSGIPYKVVGGTRFYERKEIKDALAYLRVVANPDDDVNLRRILNVPKRSIGDRTEGIIADFADRESISFFTALGRLDEISHLSSRALTSVQKFYDLMQDLRSTAESSPLSRVIEAILEQSGYLESLQKSTDPQDESRVDNLAELVAVAEDFVATREASAVAEPDTPDSTDTDTDTDTVTEATAAAAATDAQTDSAAEAADPDVDDAGSADASTAPGVGPAAIDQFLEQVALASDTDQIPDAELGQVTLMTLHTAKGLEFPVVFLTGLEDGGFPHSRSFENPQELSEERRLAYVGLTRARQRLLVTRAETRSMWGQPQYNPPSRFLSEIPENLISWENTGSFSGGFSGGFGSGGFGSGGYSSGYSSGSRGFGSSRSSGSGSRSRSSASSSTPVAGFPNRIRPNREVISVEVGEKVSHESFGLGTVTEVNGAGDKTVAVVDFGSAGSKRLLLRYAPIEKLG
- a CDS encoding 50S ribosomal protein L25/general stress protein Ctc; translation: MADFKLLAEARNEFGKGAARRIRRAGRIPAVIYGHGGDPVHVSLEGHATMLALKHANALLEIESTDGSKNVLAIARDVQIEPVRRDIEHLDLIIVKRGEKIEVDVPIHVVGEAAPGTMVSQEESTIAVKADATKLPELIEVSIEGRPAGEHVLAGQVELPAGVDLIADEEQLIVNVSEEIEMDIESDAEEDTEESTEEEAAEESGAEEASEEE
- the glmU gene encoding bifunctional UDP-N-acetylglucosamine diphosphorylase/glucosamine-1-phosphate N-acetyltransferase GlmU, producing the protein MSQTHPTAVIVLAAGQGTRMKSALPKVMHPIGGRSLLHHSVAAAAGTSPEHLIVVVRHERDQLVAHLDSLPVSSQRTLLIADQDEVPGTGRATECALTQLPEDLTGTVVVTYGDVPLLTTETITGLVEIHESNANAVTVLSAEVDDPTGYGRIIRDEAGSLLRIVEQKDANETERAVREINSGIYAFDASALREGLASLTTDNAQGEKYLTDVIGHSREAGRSVAATATDDLWQVEGANDRVQLANLGKELNRRQCEKFMRAGVSIIDPDTTWIDVDVSIAADATILPGTQLLGATDIAAGAIVGPDTTLKDTEVGEGAKVVRTHGELAVVGPNASVGPFAYLRPGTKLGESGKIGTFVETKNADIGTGAKVPHLSYVGDAEIGEGSNIGAASVFVNYDGVNKHRTVIGKHARMGSDNMYVAPVTVGDGAYSGASTTVRKDVPAGALAISVAPQRNLEGWVQTNRPGTPAAQAAENASEGERISE
- a CDS encoding rhomboid family intramembrane serine protease → MSSDHSPRFSAEESRLLFGPDSADSGSPRSGRSANPPVAHLNTTVDRPHLLSRFAPVLILLAVMWVVEIVDAILPADLDFFSLQSWNPLSLYGLVTSPLLHSGFGHLLANTFPFLVLGVVIAFEGKRRFWTVTGITALSSGLGAWLTTLPGQHIVGASGIVFGFFGYLALRTWFTDDLLRKIIYFAIGLFIFVTYGASMIFGMLPQTNDISWQGHLFGFAGGIVAAWWLHRRSEKQKTA
- the pth gene encoding aminoacyl-tRNA hydrolase; amino-acid sequence: MSNEAWLVFGLGNPGPKYETTRHNIGQMVIAELASRIGTTLTRTKLRANVGTGRLSTGSVPGLPGPRVVLATSTGYMNESGGPVRALADFYGIDTDRIIAVHDDVDLDFDAIKAKLGGGEGGHNGLRSMTSVLGTKDYLRVRAGVGRPPGRQDTADYVLRPFSKDERTTLPMFVSDLADGVEELIVNGLTDMQQKFHSR